DNA from Leptolyngbya sp. FACHB-261:
TCTACCCAACTAAAATCAGACCGATAACCGGTACACCACACCACAGCGCCGATATCTGCCTCATCATAATCAATCGCTGAAATCTCCTCTTGGGGTTCCCAGGTAGGCTTGTAGGGCGGTTCCGTTGGTGCTTGAATTTGGTTCTTTTCTAGAAAGGTATCAATGCTTTTCTTGATGCTTTCAGCCACTGCATCAGCCTGGTCCAAATTTCGCTTCAGGTCGTCCCAAAATTCAAGCTTGCCACCGCTAATACTCTTGAGCCTTCCATGCAATTGCATACCCTCTAGAGCAAACTGTCGCAGGTCAATTTCCCGTCCCCCACCACGACCTGTCACATAGTGATTAGCCTTGCTTCTGACCTTCTCTTTCTGCGGATGGTCATCGATTGACAGGTCATAGTAGCCCATTTGATCGAGCCAATCGACAACATCTTTGCCTCGATACTGGCGCGGCGAACGGGGAGCACCCCCTACACACAAATGGACCTTCTTACCAGCAAGGTGCAAATCCTCAGCGATCTGGCAACCAGATTGTCCTGTTCCTACAACTAAAACAGCCTTGTCAGGTAAAGACTCTGGATTCTTGTACTCAGATGAGTGCAGTTGCACAATGTGCTCAGGAAACCGCTCAGCAATCTTCGGCATTTTGGGGATGTGGTAGCTACCTGAGGCAATCACGACCTGATCTGCCGTATAGTCCCCAATCGAAGTTGTTAATTCAAAGACACCTTCAGAATCATTCTGCCTGACCCTTGAGACTTCAACGCCTTCCTTTACAGGCGGAGCAAACGAGGCAGCGTAGTCCTCAATGTATTGAACGATTTGGTCCTTTTGCATGAACCCGTTAGGGTCATCACCTTGATAGTGGTACCCAGGCAATTGACACTGCCAATTGGGCGTGACTAGACAAAAGGAATCCCAGCGTTTTGAGCGCCATGAATGCCCAATCTTATTTTTCTCAAAAACGATGTGGTCAAAGCCTCGCT
Protein-coding regions in this window:
- a CDS encoding MSMEG_0569 family flavin-dependent oxidoreductase, translating into MKNHYSVAIVGGGQAGLSISYCLNERGFDHIVFEKNKIGHSWRSKRWDSFCLVTPNWQCQLPGYHYQGDDPNGFMQKDQIVQYIEDYAASFAPPVKEGVEVSRVRQNDSEGVFELTTSIGDYTADQVVIASGSYHIPKMPKIAERFPEHIVQLHSSEYKNPESLPDKAVLVVGTGQSGCQIAEDLHLAGKKVHLCVGGAPRSPRQYRGKDVVDWLDQMGYYDLSIDDHPQKEKVRSKANHYVTGRGGGREIDLRQFALEGMQLHGRLKSISGGKLEFWDDLKRNLDQADAVAESIKKSIDTFLEKNQIQAPTEPPYKPTWEPQEEISAIDYDEADIGAVVWCTGYRSDFSWVEIPVFDGKGYPGHERGVTGVRGLYFLGLPWLYTWGSGRFSGVARDASYLADYIAARKKASHSNAWSVVNEFLLGS